In Symmachiella dynata, the following are encoded in one genomic region:
- a CDS encoding PEP-CTERM sorting domain-containing protein (PEP-CTERM proteins occur, often in large numbers, in the proteomes of bacteria that also encode an exosortase, a predicted intramembrane cysteine proteinase. The presence of a PEP-CTERM domain at a protein's C-terminus predicts cleavage within the sorting domain, followed by covalent anchoring to some some component of the (usually Gram-negative) cell surface. Many PEP-CTERM proteins exhibit an unusual sequence composition that includes large numbers of potential glycosylation sites. Expression of one such protein has been shown restore the ability of a bacterium to form floc, a type of biofilm.), with the protein MIRILMLATVVLAVCGVDARAGFIDFDSGYVDLETIDSPIDTGDNLVTMTTYGPAANPSGLPYIAAVGLPRSAFTTSFNPDLTNDDVINGRGGSFFMTDEHVTDTGIYASNYLFEFANGITELSLDIFDFRIDGGAQGTSNAPLDSATATLTLFADQAMTNIVGMSSLTVNMQTQPIDGNWEFLQVFAAGVAVKAVLELGDLDRGVGVDNIGFVTQPPPVNPVPEPSAIVLLGIGGISLALFGCLRRRRLAPLA; encoded by the coding sequence ATGATCAGAATTTTGATGCTCGCTACGGTCGTGTTGGCCGTTTGCGGGGTCGACGCCCGCGCAGGATTTATTGACTTTGATAGCGGGTATGTCGACCTGGAAACGATCGACAGTCCCATCGACACGGGGGACAACCTCGTCACGATGACTACCTATGGACCCGCAGCCAATCCCAGCGGCTTGCCATACATAGCCGCCGTTGGTTTGCCCCGCAGTGCGTTTACAACCTCGTTCAATCCCGACCTGACCAATGATGATGTGATCAACGGCCGAGGCGGATCGTTCTTTATGACCGATGAACACGTCACCGACACCGGGATTTATGCTTCGAACTACCTGTTTGAATTTGCGAATGGCATCACCGAACTGAGCCTGGATATCTTTGACTTCCGCATCGACGGCGGAGCACAAGGGACTTCGAACGCGCCTCTCGATTCAGCGACCGCAACGTTAACGTTATTCGCCGATCAAGCGATGACAAATATCGTTGGTATGTCGTCGTTAACGGTGAACATGCAAACTCAACCGATTGATGGCAACTGGGAATTTCTTCAGGTCTTCGCCGCCGGTGTCGCCGTCAAAGCTGTGTTGGAATTAGGCGATCTGGACCGCGGTGTGGGGGTCGACAACATCGGATTTGTCACCCAGCCGCCCCCGGTGAATCCAGTCCCCGAACCATCCGCCATTGTGCTACTGGGCATCGGCGGCATCAGCTTGGCACTCTTTGGCTGTCTCAGACGTAGACGCCTAGCACCCTTAGCGTAG